GGCTTTGTCGCCGGTCGCTTCCATCGCTATACTCTGGAAGCTCGCCCAGAAATCCGTACCGCCTTTTCTCTTCAGTAAAATTTGACAGATCAGAATGCCCTGCTTTTGACAGACGGCATCAAGGTGTTTCATAAAAATATCGCGTCCCTCTCCATCCGCAATAAAACGGCTGAAGGGCTTATCGGCCAGCCCTCGCCTCTCGATTCCCAGAAGTTTGGCGCCGGTGAGATTGACTTCCCGTATCAATCCCTGCGTATCAAAGGTAAAATAACCGACCGGCGCGAAGTCATAGAGTCCGACATACTTGTTGTGGGATAACTCC
The sequence above is drawn from the Candidatus Eisenbacteria bacterium genome and encodes:
- a CDS encoding PAS domain-containing protein, giving the protein MGSPKDQNRSTAEELRRQAEKRLREKKAQLPRPQSNESAQRLVHELEVHQIELEMQNAELKRAREDLELSHNKYVGLYDFAPVGYFTFDTQGLIREVNLTGAKLLGIERRGLADKPFSRFIADGEGRDIFMKHLDAVCQKQGILICQILLKRKGGTDFWASFQSIAMEATGDKA